One Mycobacterium sp. SMC-4 DNA window includes the following coding sequences:
- the istB gene encoding IS21-like element helper ATPase IstB, with product MTTTTITTAPLPAEVESLMRALRLPHARAVAADVLATARAQRWDPTEVIKALLTEEAAGRARSMLASRRKAAGFPTGKTFDAWDPTASSIPLPTQQALQTLEWVGRRENLVVCGPAGTGKTFFLEALGQKVIEAGMPVAWFTLEQIGVLVRAHRADDTLGKAVAKIVRAELVVIDDVGLLPVGADAAEGLYRIVEAAYERRSVAISSNLHPSGFDELMPKTLATATVDRLLHHAHLCQTSGDSVRLAQALHGKGVHPLT from the coding sequence ATGACCACCACCACGATCACTACCGCACCGTTGCCGGCCGAGGTGGAGTCGTTGATGCGTGCGTTGCGGTTGCCGCACGCCCGAGCCGTCGCCGCCGACGTGCTGGCCACCGCCCGCGCCCAACGCTGGGACCCCACCGAAGTCATCAAAGCCCTGCTGACCGAGGAAGCCGCCGGCCGGGCCCGCTCCATGCTGGCCTCCCGCCGCAAAGCTGCCGGCTTCCCGACCGGCAAGACCTTCGACGCCTGGGACCCGACGGCGTCATCGATCCCGTTGCCCACCCAGCAGGCGCTGCAGACCCTGGAATGGGTCGGGCGTCGGGAGAACCTGGTGGTCTGCGGGCCCGCCGGCACCGGCAAGACCTTCTTCCTCGAAGCCCTCGGGCAAAAGGTCATCGAAGCCGGCATGCCAGTGGCGTGGTTCACCCTCGAGCAGATCGGAGTGCTGGTGCGAGCGCACCGCGCCGATGACACCCTGGGCAAGGCCGTGGCCAAGATCGTGCGTGCTGAGCTGGTCGTCATCGATGACGTAGGACTGTTGCCGGTCGGCGCGGATGCCGCTGAAGGGCTCTACCGCATCGTGGAGGCGGCCTACGAACGCCGCTCGGTGGCGATCTCGTCGAACCTGCACCCCAGCGGATTCGATGAGCTCATGCCCAAGACGCTGGCCACCGCGACCGTGGACAGGCTGCTGCACCACGCGCACCTATGCCAAACCAGCGGCGATTCCGTGCGCCTGGCCCAAGCCCTGCACGGGAAAGGAGTCCACCCCTTGACCTGA
- the istA gene encoding IS21 family transposase, with translation MKSDGELMEILNAYDLTGSYRAAAELCGCSHHTVKKAVEDRDAGLPPATRRARMIDDWRDLLEGWVSDSKGKIRGDKAHDKLVALGYTGTDRTTRRALAEIKAQWRLGNTRVHRPWITEPGLWLQYDFADGPLVAGRKIVLLVAWLAWSRYRVVIALRDRTAPSVFAGLDRIFRIIGGAPTYLLTDNEKTVTTGHIAGVPVRNRAAVTFGRYYGISVLTCEPADPASKGGVENAVKLAKADIVPTDTNLLPQYDSFADVEAACAGFTTEINARTHRATGRRPAEMLTAERPALHAIPDLPHTAALGVTRRVPDNTPMVTFNHCQYSLPATLLGQTVWIRYHDGTDEVVICALDDGGPVEVARHHRATPGSPAIDDDHFPDHRDKVPGDYRVRARTVSEQTFLALGPGAAVWLKEAAAVGTERILQKMAHAVELSALAGRADVDWALGHAAVHGRFATGDLDSILAAKGLDLTRRGAGEHTSLAQGTSGWNLFGRTIIDAGEAGIA, from the coding sequence TTGAAGTCTGACGGAGAACTCATGGAAATACTCAATGCCTACGACCTGACCGGGTCCTACCGTGCTGCCGCCGAGCTGTGTGGGTGCTCGCACCACACCGTCAAGAAGGCCGTCGAGGACCGCGACGCTGGTCTGCCGCCGGCGACCCGGCGGGCCCGGATGATCGACGACTGGCGCGATCTGCTGGAGGGCTGGGTGTCTGATTCGAAGGGCAAGATCCGCGGCGACAAGGCCCACGACAAGCTGGTGGCGCTGGGATACACCGGTACCGACCGCACCACCCGCCGAGCGCTGGCCGAGATCAAAGCCCAATGGCGACTGGGCAATACGCGCGTGCACCGGCCGTGGATCACCGAGCCGGGACTGTGGCTGCAGTACGACTTCGCCGACGGCCCGCTGGTGGCCGGCCGCAAGATCGTGCTGCTGGTGGCGTGGCTGGCGTGGAGCCGCTACCGGGTGGTGATCGCCTTGCGCGACCGCACCGCACCCAGCGTGTTCGCCGGCCTGGACCGCATCTTTCGCATTATCGGGGGTGCCCCGACCTATCTGCTGACCGACAACGAGAAGACCGTCACGACCGGACACATCGCCGGAGTCCCGGTCCGCAACCGGGCCGCGGTGACCTTCGGCCGCTATTACGGCATCTCGGTGCTGACCTGTGAGCCGGCCGACCCGGCCTCCAAAGGTGGGGTGGAAAACGCGGTCAAGCTCGCCAAGGCCGACATCGTGCCCACCGATACCAACCTACTGCCCCAGTACGACTCGTTCGCCGACGTCGAGGCGGCGTGCGCCGGGTTCACCACTGAGATCAACGCCCGGACCCACCGCGCCACGGGTCGCCGTCCGGCCGAGATGCTCACTGCAGAACGCCCGGCCCTGCACGCCATCCCCGATCTGCCGCATACCGCCGCGCTGGGGGTGACCCGCCGGGTTCCCGACAACACCCCGATGGTCACCTTCAACCACTGCCAATACTCGCTGCCGGCAACACTATTGGGACAGACCGTCTGGATCCGCTATCACGACGGGACCGATGAGGTGGTGATCTGCGCTCTCGATGACGGCGGCCCCGTGGAAGTGGCCCGACACCACCGCGCCACCCCCGGCAGTCCCGCCATCGACGATGACCATTTCCCCGACCACCGCGACAAGGTTCCCGGTGATTACCGGGTGCGGGCCCGCACCGTCAGTGAGCAGACCTTCCTCGCACTCGGGCCGGGTGCGGCGGTGTGGCTCAAAGAAGCCGCCGCCGTCGGCACCGAACGCATCCTGCAGAAGATGGCCCACGCCGTCGAGCTCTCGGCGTTGGCCGGTCGCGCTGATGTGGACTGGGCGCTCGGGCATGCCGCCGTGCACGGCCGCTTCGCTACCGGTGATCTCGACTCCATCCTCGCCGCCAAAGGCCTGGACCTAACTCGGCGTGGCGCCGGTGAACACACCTCGCTGGCGCAAGGCACCAGTGGGTGGAACCTGTTCGGCCGCACCATCATCGATGCCGGCGAGGCGGGCATCGCATGA
- a CDS encoding LpqN/LpqT family lipoprotein: MARAGEGTIYEILGRPDWVAKIFHPDLKALHAKKAKVAAMAATRLDSARQSDGFVVLTWPLHVIDSDDVCGYVMSRIDVSNAVEIHSVSNPTDRTNPLPTAPQWTPHVTWQHLVSVAANLCLAVETVHQVDAVIGDFQERNILVNDTTRVTLVDCDSMQFTDPTGRQFLCGVGRPEFTAPELAGLDLATTARHKSSDLFALAVHIHLLLMAGNHPFQRGTWAGPGDQPDALTLAKAGHWAGGPGSPLHTHPLAPSTGFLPDHIQTLFTRAFTHGARNPNSRPTADEWRHALQTLRVGTCPHGHQIPIEAPYCPWCGIDNERAQRRSSDQQTTQTVYPVTAGNAYAAPKLGAVTSSLRNHTPAAAGNSQRRTGLLIGAGAGALALLIAIIAIIASNTGPNTQTASNNYTPPNTPMTGNYGTTTNRTTNPPNTPTAAVGPNTTLDEYIAQNNLVRAAVLPRDPGSPTVKLPTPEGWVDMGPNTPGGAYSAMTFTGEPPAADPATIVARMFKLTGNADPARVLEVAPNFLRTLPEFEGPETGQSGTLSGFEAVTIGGLYVREGVPRMIAQKTVVIPGQDGLFVLQIDAEGTEEQAYPLMDGTAAIDDQTRITP; this comes from the coding sequence TTGGCGCGTGCTGGCGAGGGCACCATCTACGAGATACTTGGCAGGCCTGACTGGGTAGCCAAGATCTTTCACCCGGACCTCAAAGCCCTGCACGCCAAAAAGGCCAAGGTCGCCGCCATGGCAGCGACCCGACTCGACAGCGCCCGACAGTCCGACGGGTTCGTGGTGCTCACCTGGCCCTTACACGTCATCGACAGCGACGACGTCTGCGGCTACGTCATGTCACGAATCGACGTCTCCAACGCCGTGGAAATCCACTCGGTGAGCAATCCGACCGACCGCACCAACCCCCTGCCCACCGCACCGCAATGGACCCCCCACGTCACCTGGCAGCACCTGGTCAGCGTCGCAGCCAACCTGTGCCTGGCCGTGGAAACCGTCCACCAGGTCGACGCGGTCATCGGCGACTTCCAAGAACGCAACATTCTGGTCAACGACACCACCCGCGTGACACTGGTCGACTGCGACTCCATGCAGTTCACCGACCCCACCGGTCGCCAATTTCTCTGCGGAGTCGGCCGGCCTGAGTTCACCGCCCCGGAACTAGCCGGGCTCGACCTCGCCACCACCGCACGCCACAAGAGCTCAGACCTCTTCGCGCTCGCGGTCCACATCCACCTCCTCCTGATGGCCGGAAACCACCCCTTTCAACGCGGCACATGGGCCGGCCCCGGCGACCAACCAGACGCACTGACCCTGGCCAAGGCCGGCCACTGGGCCGGCGGACCGGGATCGCCACTGCACACCCATCCGCTGGCGCCCTCGACCGGATTCCTCCCCGACCACATACAGACACTGTTCACCCGAGCCTTCACCCACGGGGCGCGCAACCCCAACTCCCGACCCACAGCAGACGAATGGCGACACGCCCTACAGACACTGCGCGTCGGCACCTGCCCCCATGGCCATCAAATCCCCATCGAAGCACCGTACTGCCCGTGGTGTGGCATCGATAACGAACGCGCACAACGGCGTTCCTCCGACCAACAAACCACCCAAACCGTCTACCCCGTCACCGCCGGCAATGCCTACGCTGCCCCAAAGCTCGGTGCCGTCACATCCTCGCTCAGAAACCACACACCCGCAGCCGCCGGGAACAGCCAGCGACGAACCGGCCTCTTGATCGGCGCCGGCGCCGGCGCACTGGCCCTGCTGATCGCCATCATCGCCATCATCGCCTCCAACACCGGCCCCAACACCCAAACAGCCAGCAACAACTACACGCCACCAAACACCCCCATGACCGGCAACTACGGCACCACCACCAACCGAACCACAAACCCACCAAACACCCCAACAGCGGCGGTTGGCCCCAACACCACGCTCGACGAATACATCGCACAGAACAACCTGGTGCGCGCTGCGGTTCTGCCCCGGGACCCGGGGTCACCGACCGTGAAACTGCCCACCCCCGAGGGTTGGGTCGACATGGGCCCGAACACTCCCGGGGGCGCCTACAGCGCGATGACCTTCACCGGAGAACCCCCGGCAGCCGACCCGGCAACCATCGTCGCGCGGATGTTCAAGCTGACCGGCAACGCCGACCCGGCCAGGGTTCTGGAGGTCGCTCCCAATTTCTTGCGGACCCTGCCCGAGTTCGAGGGTCCCGAGACCGGGCAGAGCGGAACCCTGAGCGGTTTCGAGGCCGTGACCATCGGCGGTCTCTACGTCCGCGAGGGCGTTCCGCGCATGATCGCCCAGAAGACGGTGGTCATCCCCGGCCAGGATGGCTTGTTCGTGCTGCAGATCGACGCCGAGGGCACCGAGGAGCAGGCATATCCGCTGATGGACGGGACCGCCGCGATCGACGACCAGACCCGCATCACTCCGTGA
- a CDS encoding TetR/AcrR family transcriptional regulator: MANGMTTREAKRLQTRERLLGAAVAEFKRAGMAEADVSAIVGAAGVAHGTFFFHFPTKEHVLLELESREEARIAKRFAAATKTHDDPAAVLAEAVRQVLGLERRLGRILFKDFLALHFSPTRPPAEEGDDHPLIVTLAEALGAAQQRGDIAADVTPMNSAIYFLLGLYALLITVDDSPARKDLIDDYLTRTRKSFG; encoded by the coding sequence GTGGCCAATGGGATGACGACGCGCGAGGCGAAGCGGTTGCAGACCCGCGAGCGGTTGCTGGGTGCCGCGGTCGCGGAGTTCAAGCGTGCCGGCATGGCCGAGGCCGACGTGAGCGCGATCGTCGGGGCGGCCGGCGTTGCCCACGGCACGTTCTTCTTCCACTTCCCGACCAAAGAACACGTGCTGCTCGAACTCGAGAGCCGGGAGGAGGCCCGCATCGCCAAGCGGTTCGCCGCGGCCACCAAGACCCACGACGACCCGGCCGCGGTGTTGGCAGAGGCAGTGCGCCAAGTGCTCGGCCTGGAACGCCGACTGGGTCGCATCCTATTCAAAGACTTTCTGGCACTGCACTTCTCACCGACCCGGCCGCCGGCAGAAGAAGGTGATGACCACCCGCTGATCGTGACGCTGGCCGAAGCTCTGGGGGCCGCGCAGCAGCGCGGGGACATCGCTGCCGACGTGACGCCGATGAACAGCGCCATCTACTTCTTGCTCGGGCTCTACGCGCTGCTGATCACCGTCGACGACTCACCGGCGCGCAAGGACCTGATCGACGACTACCTGACCCGGACCCGGAAGAGCTTCGGATAA
- a CDS encoding FAD-dependent oxidoreductase — translation MKPDYDVIIIGSGFGGSVTALRLTEKGYRVLVLEAGQRYADQEFAKTSWNLRKFLWAPQLGMFGIQRIHLLDNVMILAGAGVGGGSLNYANTLYVPAEPFFNDAQWRDITDWREELAPHYDQAQRMLGVVTNPTFTDADRIIKEVADDMGVGDTWVPTPVGVFFGPDGAKTPGKTVPDPYFGGAGPARTGCIECGSCMTGCRYGAKNTLVKNYLGLAESAGAQVLPMTTVTDFSERGDGTWQVRTVRTGSLLRRNQRTFTAQHVVLAAGTYGTQKLLFKMRDTGRLPKLSDKLGVLTRTNSESIVGAGRLRVGDDLDLTRGVAITSSIHPTSDTHVEPVRYGKGSNAMGLLQTLMTDGAGPEGTDVPRWRQILHIARDDPRGTLRLLNPRRWSERTMIALVMQNLDNSITTFTQRTRLGFRRYRSTQGHGEPNPSWIPVGNEVTRRIAKKIDGVAGGTWGELFNIPLTAHFLGGAVIGDSPERGVIDAYHRVYNYPTLSVVDGAAISANLGVNPSLSITAQAERAAALWPNKGEQDLRPGQGQPYRRLPPIAPAHPVVPAEAPGALRSIPIEPVTSAG, via the coding sequence ATGAAGCCTGACTACGACGTCATCATCATCGGCTCGGGATTCGGCGGCAGCGTGACTGCGCTGCGTCTGACCGAGAAGGGCTACCGTGTCCTGGTCCTGGAAGCCGGCCAGCGCTACGCCGACCAGGAATTCGCCAAGACGTCGTGGAACCTGCGCAAGTTCCTGTGGGCGCCGCAGCTGGGCATGTTCGGGATTCAGCGGATCCACCTGCTCGACAACGTGATGATCCTGGCCGGCGCCGGGGTGGGCGGAGGTTCGCTGAACTACGCCAACACGCTCTACGTGCCGGCCGAGCCGTTCTTCAACGACGCGCAGTGGCGCGACATCACCGACTGGCGCGAGGAGCTGGCACCGCACTACGACCAGGCGCAGCGGATGTTGGGCGTGGTCACCAACCCGACGTTCACCGATGCCGACCGCATCATCAAGGAGGTCGCCGATGACATGGGTGTCGGCGACACCTGGGTGCCGACGCCGGTCGGGGTGTTCTTCGGCCCCGACGGCGCCAAGACCCCCGGCAAGACCGTGCCCGACCCGTACTTCGGCGGCGCCGGGCCGGCCCGCACCGGTTGCATCGAATGCGGCTCGTGCATGACCGGGTGCCGCTACGGCGCGAAGAACACCTTGGTGAAGAACTACCTGGGACTGGCCGAAAGCGCCGGTGCGCAGGTGCTTCCGATGACCACGGTGACCGACTTCAGCGAGCGTGGCGACGGCACCTGGCAGGTACGCACCGTGCGCACCGGAAGCCTGCTGCGGCGCAATCAGCGCACCTTCACCGCGCAACACGTCGTCCTGGCGGCCGGCACCTACGGCACCCAGAAGCTGTTGTTCAAGATGCGCGACACCGGCAGGCTGCCCAAGCTGTCCGACAAGCTGGGCGTGCTGACCCGAACCAACTCGGAGTCCATCGTCGGGGCGGGCCGGCTGCGGGTCGGTGACGATCTCGATCTCACCCGCGGGGTCGCGATCACCTCGTCGATCCATCCCACCTCCGACACCCACGTCGAGCCCGTGCGCTACGGCAAGGGGTCCAACGCGATGGGCCTGCTGCAGACGCTGATGACAGACGGCGCCGGACCCGAGGGTACCGATGTGCCCCGCTGGCGCCAGATCCTGCACATTGCCCGCGACGATCCGAGAGGCACACTGCGACTGCTCAATCCGCGACGGTGGAGCGAGCGCACGATGATCGCGCTGGTGATGCAGAACCTGGACAACTCGATCACCACGTTCACCCAGCGCACCCGGTTGGGATTCCGCCGTTACCGCAGCACCCAGGGCCACGGCGAGCCGAACCCATCCTGGATTCCGGTGGGCAACGAAGTGACCCGGCGCATCGCGAAGAAGATCGACGGGGTGGCCGGAGGTACCTGGGGCGAACTGTTCAACATTCCGCTCACCGCGCACTTCCTGGGCGGCGCGGTGATCGGCGACAGCCCCGAGCGCGGTGTCATCGACGCGTACCACCGGGTGTACAACTACCCGACACTGTCGGTCGTCGACGGCGCTGCCATCTCGGCCAATCTCGGGGTCAACCCGTCGCTGTCGATCACCGCCCAAGCCGAGCGGGCGGCGGCGCTGTGGCCGAACAAGGGTGAGCAGGACCTGCGGCCGGGCCAGGGGCAACCGTATCGGCGGCTTCCGCCGATCGCGCCCGCGCATCCGGTGGTTCCGGCCGAGGCGCCCGGCGCGCTGCGCAGTATCCCGATCGAGCCGGTCACCTCAGCGGGCTGA
- a CDS encoding ATP-binding protein: MAAKVAEWSDASRRQLGARAAFVGLLMRNTVGLGVSLVALADPASQAQPLGRALLAIMAAWSLYRLSTRSAAPGWLAVDYLMVLCICLAIPILAPDSGFHLSNSAPQAIAGTAVVSVSVSVAPLTSFMLASGVAAAYAYGAAGVLGWDGVASVTALYYFAVQWATASVIRYMLLGLASTIDRARNERQQVELAQQVNDAVRDYEHEQLALLHDTAASTLMMVGNGTVIDPQRLAAQARRDLALLHDGTWVAPPPWVNITAALRQCAEHITTPVEYDGLERLWLPGRTAQPVIAAVREVMTNVDRHAHASVLRVTVSDDAVTVKDDGVGFDVDAPRTSHGLRDSVVGRMQRCGGGARVLSIPGVGTTVELHLPTEEPVEGVAEDADDLTAPARTRYGLALTAYAVINLIITVPPANAVAATGLNAILGVAAGLSVLVALPRILYGRASFVGPAAIMLLVISIAQPLSVTAGSVIGYAHWAQGAIGWCVLPLILGVRTRVGVAILLGYWVTGNAVVIWQEHSSAALVNIGLGSASILGVQLFALIFYGLMRDAAADAHAETIAHQEVLARERVTSALRAEYQRRYADIVDSVVPLLDSLAQGHPVDRATQLRARAECHRLRALFDQASTFDHPLMQRIRPLVDAAGARHVDVTIDLSGALPDMTDSDIDTLTGALGEVLALAKTHARLVVTVTENSVEVSVVCDTDPDGPAQHRLDNADIVISGDQMWCLVRHCVDTSG; this comes from the coding sequence GTGGCAGCGAAGGTGGCGGAATGGAGTGACGCCTCCCGGCGCCAGCTCGGAGCGCGCGCCGCGTTCGTCGGCCTCCTGATGCGCAACACCGTCGGCCTTGGGGTCTCGTTGGTCGCGCTGGCCGATCCGGCCTCCCAGGCTCAGCCGCTGGGCCGCGCATTGCTGGCAATCATGGCGGCCTGGTCGCTATATCGGTTGTCCACGCGATCTGCGGCACCCGGCTGGCTGGCCGTGGACTACCTGATGGTGCTTTGTATTTGCCTGGCGATCCCGATCCTGGCACCGGACTCCGGATTCCACCTGTCCAACAGTGCTCCACAGGCGATCGCGGGGACCGCGGTCGTCAGCGTTTCGGTGTCGGTCGCGCCGCTGACAAGCTTCATGCTGGCCAGTGGCGTCGCGGCGGCGTATGCATACGGGGCCGCCGGTGTCCTCGGGTGGGACGGTGTCGCATCGGTGACCGCTCTCTACTACTTCGCCGTCCAGTGGGCCACTGCGTCAGTGATCCGCTACATGCTGCTCGGCCTGGCATCCACTATCGACCGCGCCCGCAACGAGCGCCAGCAGGTTGAGCTGGCCCAACAGGTCAACGACGCCGTGCGCGACTACGAGCATGAGCAGCTCGCGCTGCTGCACGACACCGCAGCATCCACCTTGATGATGGTCGGAAACGGCACCGTTATCGATCCGCAGCGACTCGCGGCACAGGCACGCCGGGATCTCGCGCTGCTCCACGACGGCACATGGGTGGCGCCTCCACCCTGGGTGAATATCACCGCCGCGCTGCGGCAGTGCGCCGAGCACATCACGACGCCGGTCGAGTACGACGGTCTCGAGCGGCTCTGGCTTCCTGGACGGACCGCGCAGCCGGTGATCGCCGCCGTCCGCGAGGTCATGACGAATGTCGATCGGCACGCCCATGCATCAGTGCTGCGGGTCACCGTGTCGGACGACGCCGTCACCGTCAAGGACGATGGTGTCGGTTTCGATGTCGATGCGCCGCGGACCAGCCACGGATTGCGAGATTCGGTGGTTGGCCGAATGCAACGCTGCGGAGGTGGCGCCCGGGTACTTTCGATCCCCGGCGTCGGCACCACGGTCGAATTGCACTTGCCCACCGAAGAACCTGTCGAAGGCGTCGCGGAGGATGCCGACGACCTGACGGCCCCCGCACGGACCCGCTACGGATTGGCGCTGACTGCTTACGCCGTAATCAACTTGATCATCACTGTACCGCCTGCGAACGCCGTCGCCGCGACTGGCCTCAACGCCATCCTGGGAGTCGCTGCAGGCCTGAGCGTGCTCGTTGCTCTTCCCCGAATACTCTACGGCCGTGCATCTTTCGTAGGACCGGCCGCAATCATGTTGCTGGTGATCAGCATCGCTCAGCCGTTGTCCGTGACTGCCGGTTCGGTGATCGGATACGCACACTGGGCCCAGGGCGCCATCGGGTGGTGCGTGCTGCCCCTGATCCTCGGCGTGCGCACCCGAGTCGGAGTGGCGATCCTGCTGGGCTATTGGGTCACCGGTAACGCAGTGGTGATTTGGCAGGAGCACTCTTCAGCGGCGCTCGTCAACATCGGGTTGGGCTCGGCCAGCATTCTCGGAGTTCAACTGTTCGCGTTGATCTTCTACGGCCTCATGCGTGACGCCGCCGCCGACGCACACGCCGAAACCATCGCCCACCAAGAGGTTCTCGCCCGCGAGCGAGTCACCTCAGCACTTCGGGCAGAGTATCAACGCCGCTATGCCGACATCGTCGACAGCGTGGTTCCGCTGCTCGACTCGCTCGCGCAGGGCCATCCAGTCGACCGGGCAACGCAGCTGCGAGCACGCGCGGAATGCCATCGGCTACGAGCTTTGTTCGACCAAGCGAGCACCTTTGATCATCCGTTGATGCAGCGAATACGCCCGCTCGTCGACGCTGCAGGGGCGCGCCACGTCGACGTGACGATCGACCTGAGCGGGGCCTTACCGGATATGACCGACTCGGATATCGACACGCTGACCGGAGCCCTCGGCGAGGTCCTTGCACTAGCGAAAACCCATGCTCGGCTGGTGGTCACCGTCACGGAGAACTCTGTCGAAGTCAGCGTGGTCTGTGATACCGACCCAGACGGCCCGGCACAGCATCGGTTGGACAACGCCGACATCGTCATCTCCGGCGACCAGATGTGGTGTCTGGTCCGCCACTGCGTCGACACCTCCGGCTGA
- a CDS encoding response regulator transcription factor: MSRGGAVRIAIIDDHDVVHAGVQAWCAETEPPIEVVGCFLEPSEYFAASSRGAIDADVVLLDLQIEGNRPDFEALRRLSDGEKRVIVYSHITADEVILTCLELGAVTYLAKSEGKRHLIDAVHAAHAATPYVGPRMGKALLNDNTLGRIKLSEREKQVLVAWFQTESKELVAKRLFIAPTTVRTHLQRARAKYASVGRPAPTKSALLARAIEDGILSLNDL; the protein is encoded by the coding sequence ATGTCCCGCGGGGGTGCGGTCCGAATCGCAATCATCGACGACCACGATGTCGTGCACGCTGGTGTTCAGGCGTGGTGCGCCGAGACCGAACCACCGATCGAGGTCGTAGGTTGTTTCCTCGAGCCGTCCGAGTACTTCGCCGCCAGTAGCCGGGGCGCTATCGATGCCGACGTGGTCCTGCTGGACCTACAGATCGAGGGCAATCGCCCCGATTTCGAAGCCTTGCGTCGACTCTCCGATGGCGAGAAGCGGGTCATCGTGTACTCCCACATCACCGCTGACGAGGTTATCTTGACCTGCCTTGAGCTGGGGGCCGTGACGTACCTGGCGAAGTCGGAGGGCAAGCGCCACCTCATCGACGCCGTCCACGCCGCGCATGCTGCGACGCCCTACGTCGGTCCACGAATGGGCAAGGCACTCCTCAACGACAACACCCTGGGGCGGATCAAGCTTTCGGAGCGTGAAAAGCAGGTCCTGGTGGCGTGGTTCCAGACCGAGAGCAAGGAACTGGTCGCCAAACGGCTGTTCATTGCGCCGACAACCGTCCGCACGCACCTTCAGCGGGCTCGGGCGAAGTACGCCAGTGTGGGGCGGCCGGCGCCGACAAAGTCTGCGCTGCTGGCCCGCGCGATCGAAGACGGGATCTTGAGTCTCAACGACCTGTGA
- the guaA gene encoding glutamine-hydrolyzing GMP synthase: MEAATPRPVLVVDFGAQYAQLIARRVREARVYSEVVPHTAGVDEIAARNPRAVVLSGGPASVYADGAPQLDPALFELDVPVFGICYGFQAMAQALGGTVAQTGTSEYGRTELRVAGGQLHSDLPETQPVWMSHGDAVTVAPDGFEVVASSSGAPVAAFENRERRLAGVQYHPEVMHSPHGQQVLSRFLHEFAGIDATWTPANIADALIEQVGAQIGEGRAICGLSGGVDSAVAAALVQRAIGDRLTCVFVDHGLLRAGERAQVQRDFVAATGANLVTVDVAERFLEALSGVTNPEGKRKIIGREFIRAFEGAVRDTLGALDGEVEFLVQGTLYPDVVESGGGSGTANIKSHHNVGGLPGDLKFALVEPLRLLFKDEVRAVGRELGLPEDIVARQPFPGPGLGIRIVGEVTADRLDTLRRADAIAREELTSAGLDHQIWQCPVVLLADVRSVGVQGDGRTYGHPIVLRPVSSEDAMTADWTRVPFEVLERISTRITNEVREVNRVVLDITSKPPGTIEWE, translated from the coding sequence GTGGAAGCTGCAACCCCCCGCCCCGTCCTGGTCGTCGATTTCGGCGCGCAATATGCCCAGCTGATCGCGCGCCGGGTGCGCGAGGCGCGGGTTTACTCCGAGGTAGTGCCGCACACTGCTGGGGTGGACGAGATCGCAGCGCGCAATCCCCGGGCCGTGGTGCTGTCCGGGGGGCCGGCCAGTGTGTACGCCGACGGTGCTCCGCAACTCGACCCCGCACTGTTCGAACTCGACGTCCCGGTGTTCGGCATCTGCTACGGCTTTCAGGCCATGGCGCAGGCACTCGGTGGCACCGTCGCGCAGACCGGAACCAGCGAGTACGGCCGCACCGAGCTCAGAGTTGCCGGCGGGCAATTGCATTCGGATCTCCCGGAGACGCAACCGGTGTGGATGAGCCACGGCGACGCGGTGACCGTCGCACCCGACGGCTTCGAGGTGGTGGCCTCCAGCTCCGGGGCGCCGGTCGCAGCGTTCGAGAATCGCGAGCGTCGGTTGGCCGGTGTGCAGTACCACCCCGAGGTCATGCACAGCCCGCACGGCCAGCAGGTGCTGAGTCGCTTCCTTCACGAGTTCGCCGGGATCGACGCGACGTGGACTCCGGCCAATATCGCCGACGCGCTCATCGAGCAGGTTGGCGCTCAGATCGGTGAGGGTCGGGCCATCTGCGGACTCTCCGGTGGGGTCGACTCGGCGGTGGCCGCCGCGCTGGTGCAGCGGGCCATCGGGGATCGATTGACCTGTGTGTTCGTCGACCATGGCCTGCTCCGCGCGGGCGAGCGCGCACAGGTGCAGCGCGACTTCGTCGCCGCAACCGGCGCCAACCTGGTGACCGTCGATGTCGCCGAACGCTTCCTGGAGGCGCTGTCGGGAGTCACCAACCCGGAGGGTAAACGCAAGATCATCGGTCGTGAGTTCATCCGAGCCTTCGAGGGCGCGGTGCGCGATACCCTGGGAGCCCTCGACGGGGAAGTCGAGTTTCTGGTGCAGGGCACGTTGTATCCCGACGTCGTGGAATCCGGCGGAGGCTCGGGCACGGCGAACATCAAGAGCCACCACAATGTCGGCGGCCTGCCCGGGGACCTGAAGTTCGCCCTCGTCGAGCCGTTGCGGCTGCTGTTCAAAGACGAGGTGCGCGCCGTCGGTCGCGAGCTGGGTCTGCCCGAGGACATCGTTGCCCGCCAGCCCTTCCCGGGGCCGGGCCTGGGTATCCGGATTGTCGGTGAGGTCACCGCCGACCGATTGGACACCCTGCGCCGCGCGGATGCCATTGCGCGCGAGGAGCTTACGTCGGCCGGGTTGGACCACCAGATCTGGCAGTGTCCGGTGGTGCTGCTGGCCGATGTCCGGTCGGTGGGTGTGCAGGGTGATGGGCGAACATACGGTCACCCCATCGTATTGCGCCCGGTTTCCAGCGAGGACGCCATGACTGCGGACTGGACCCGGGTGCCCTTCGAAGTGCTAGAACGCATCTCGACACGGATCACCAACGAGGTGCGCGAGGTCAACAGGGTCGTGCTCGACATCACCAGCAAGCCGCCGGGCACTATCGAGTGGGAGTGA